The following coding sequences lie in one Apium graveolens cultivar Ventura chromosome 1, ASM990537v1, whole genome shotgun sequence genomic window:
- the LOC141660898 gene encoding protein LNK4-like has translation MEWYFSNDGDDLVVPKDMKQIDRLPSPNSWSEWGVSDFPKKNFDGENLCDELDLSISRHQMGCSSNSSMGYGYQNNLQQWGTPSHRPSDIQMDEIYMNSLLDEDLATENLYGSSSFSPPSNSNGFGGSNYFDNDTFSPTKDWNREASNSFPSGKEPVLKDSVASEHGTGREYMHDQTSIEESVLQELEMVTSKLNLKTRNCFRDSLYRLAENSRTNTSTSVQNGDDVLEKTTVETVNNDKFRVQETEATESKTNAIDRAVANLMFAKMDFYVEEESQAPVAETQYVKTEADGRTEQFQFNSSEPWATCFPMLVGDAEVPIVGK, from the exons ATGGAATGGTATTTTTCAAATGATGGAGATGATCTTGTTGTGCCGAAAGATATGAAACAAATTGATAGGCTTCCATCACCGAATAGTTGGTCTGAGTGGGGAGTATCCGATTTCCCTAAGAAGAATTTCGATGGAGAAAATTTATGCGATGAGTTGGACCTTAGTATATCCCGGCATCAAATGGGGTGCTCTAGTAATTCGAGCATGGGCTATGGATATCAAAATAATTTACAGCAGTGGGGAACACCTTCACATCGGCCTTCCGATATTCAGATGGATGAAATTTATAT GAATTCATTACTTGATGAAGATTTAGCTACTGAGAATCTTTATGGATCATCTAGCTTTTCTCCTCCTTCCAACTCAAATGGTTTTGGTGGCTCAAACTATTTTGATAATGATACCTTTTCTCCGACGAAAGATTGGAATAGAGAAGCCAGCAATTCTTTTCCATCCGGAAAG GAACCGGTGCTAAAGGATTCTGTGGCATCTGAGCATGGTACTGGAAGGGAATATATGCATGATCAGACATCTATAGAAGAATCAGTGCTGCAGGAGCTTGAAATGGTGACGTCAAAG TTGAACTTGAAGACGAGAAATTGCTTTCGAGATTCTTTGTATCGTCTTGCGGAGAACTCCAGGACGAACACGTCGACCTCAGTCCAAAATGGAGATGATGTTCTTGAAAAGACGACAGTAGAGACAGTTAATAACGACAAATTTAG GGTTCAAGAGACAGAGGCGACAGAATCAAAGACTAATGCCATTGACAGAGCTGTAGCCAACCTTATGTTTGCCAAGATGGATTTCTACGTTGAAGAAGAAAGTCAAGCCCCCGTAGCAGAAACACAATATGTAAAAACTGAAGCTGATGGAAGAACAGAGCAATTCCAGTTCAACTCAAGTGAACCATGGGCCACTTGTTTCCCTATGTTAGTTGGTGATGCTGAAGTTCCTATCGTCGGTAAATAG